A genomic region of Lachnoclostridium edouardi contains the following coding sequences:
- a CDS encoding sigma-E processing peptidase SpoIIGA: MSGYNMGCEQEVRKKHVTAYVYIDVLFFINFLMDFLILFIMRKVMNLNSTKLKITAAAAAGSVWACAISLWPVVPWWAERLFTMMCVSGLMIQIAFSLKGLIRILKAVGAMNLTAAALCGIFYALDTQINAGYYLGELVSGNFSHAISAVPWLFFALGAYFAVKYLMLLLGETRRERNHYYHVILHHEGKEITVTALLDTGNHLREPVTRRPVHVLTGEAGKMICGKVSSVIYIPFQAVGTKGGILPGIFMDFMDIERDGAVTRVEKPLIAIATEPLSPDGSYQMLLNEDLQEGKEQGGNLL; encoded by the coding sequence ATGTCCGGATATAATATGGGATGTGAACAGGAGGTGAGAAAAAAACACGTGACTGCTTATGTGTACATAGATGTTCTGTTTTTCATAAATTTTCTGATGGACTTCCTGATTCTCTTCATAATGAGAAAGGTCATGAATTTAAATAGCACTAAGCTGAAAATTACGGCGGCAGCGGCTGCAGGTTCGGTGTGGGCCTGCGCAATCAGCCTGTGGCCTGTAGTGCCCTGGTGGGCGGAGCGGCTGTTTACTATGATGTGCGTCAGCGGACTGATGATACAGATTGCATTTTCACTAAAGGGATTGATCAGAATACTGAAGGCTGTAGGGGCCATGAACCTGACGGCGGCAGCCCTGTGCGGCATTTTTTATGCTCTGGATACGCAGATTAATGCAGGGTATTATCTGGGAGAACTAGTATCAGGGAACTTTTCCCATGCTATTTCTGCAGTACCCTGGTTATTTTTTGCATTAGGAGCGTATTTTGCCGTAAAGTACTTAATGCTTTTGCTGGGGGAAACCCGGCGGGAGAGAAATCATTATTACCATGTAATTCTGCACCATGAAGGAAAAGAAATTACAGTGACCGCACTTTTAGACACAGGCAATCACCTGCGGGAGCCGGTGACAAGGCGGCCAGTTCATGTGCTGACAGGAGAAGCGGGAAAAATGATATGCGGAAAGGTTTCCTCAGTCATTTATATTCCTTTTCAGGCCGTAGGCACAAAGGGGGGAATTCTTCCGGGAATTTTTATGGATTTTATGGACATAGAAAGGGACGGGGCGGTAACGCGGGTAGAGAAGCCTTTAATTGCTATTGCCACAGAGCCTTTATCCCCGGATGGAAGC
- a CDS encoding TolC family protein yields MNHWKQALPALTAAVLTAAAPMQALAATPHFARTEEEWARLQDDTIEYSELADLIEEYNVTVQNNKLDYEQFKKDYGTTKDDVARSYRDLADELYNNMSGDDDASSMISDLSIETQAESLRETADDNVEDSQVMWLQYEQARDNLVVVAQSNMISYKTDLINQELQEANLKVLENTYRLAEAQKAAGTGTEMDVLNAEESLLNARQSLESTESSITSMRQKLNVMLGWKSTDNPEIGDIPQPDLEKIAAMDPAADKAKALENNYTLLINKRKLENAEAASTKETLQNTIRENEQQIGVSLQTAYQNVLSAKIAWEQAVAAEALETKNMALADAKNQAGMITAMEYEQQQYTLLSKQIAVKTTAIDLFEATESYEWAVNGLADAGS; encoded by the coding sequence ATGAATCACTGGAAACAGGCCTTACCGGCGCTTACAGCAGCTGTTTTAACAGCTGCAGCGCCTATGCAGGCTCTGGCTGCCACTCCCCATTTTGCCAGAACAGAGGAGGAATGGGCAAGGCTGCAGGATGATACAATAGAATACAGTGAGCTGGCAGATTTAATTGAGGAATATAATGTAACAGTCCAGAATAATAAATTGGACTATGAACAATTTAAAAAGGATTACGGCACTACCAAGGATGATGTGGCGCGAAGCTACAGAGATCTGGCAGATGAGCTGTACAACAATATGTCTGGAGATGATGACGCCAGCTCTATGATCAGCGATCTGTCTATAGAGACTCAGGCGGAAAGCCTTAGGGAAACAGCGGACGATAATGTGGAGGACAGTCAGGTAATGTGGCTTCAGTATGAGCAGGCCAGAGATAATCTGGTTGTAGTGGCCCAATCTAACATGATTTCCTACAAAACTGATTTAATCAACCAGGAGCTTCAGGAGGCTAATTTAAAGGTTTTGGAAAATACATACCGTTTGGCCGAGGCTCAAAAGGCAGCGGGAACAGGGACTGAGATGGATGTGCTGAACGCAGAGGAAAGTCTTTTAAATGCCCGTCAGTCATTAGAGAGCACAGAAAGCTCTATTACCAGCATGAGACAGAAGCTTAATGTTATGCTGGGGTGGAAAAGTACAGATAATCCGGAAATCGGGGATATTCCTCAGCCGGATCTGGAGAAAATTGCAGCCATGGACCCAGCTGCAGATAAGGCAAAGGCTTTGGAAAACAATTATACTTTGCTGATCAATAAAAGAAAGCTGGAAAACGCAGAGGCTGCTTCTACAAAGGAGACTTTGCAGAATACTATCCGGGAAAATGAGCAGCAGATCGGCGTTTCCCTTCAGACTGCTTACCAGAATGTGCTTTCAGCCAAAATTGCCTGGGAGCAGGCTGTGGCGGCAGAGGCCCTGGAAACGAAAAACATGGCTCTTGCAGACGCCAAAAACCAGGCAGGTATGATCACAGCTATGGAATATGAGCAGCAGCAGTACACCTTATTAAGCAAACAGATTGCTGTGAAAACCACGGCAATAGATTTGTTTGAGGCAACAGAGTCCTATGAGTGGGCAGTAAACGGACTGGCGGATGCAGGTTCATAA
- a CDS encoding efflux RND transporter permease subunit has translation MKGITSFVLRRPVTAVLSILCLVVFGYTAVKASTLELMSEMNFPMMVVMASYSGANPEDVCELVTKEIEDSVSTLSGLKSISSNSSDGSSVVMLEYEYGTDMDEAYDDLKKKIDSLDRKLPDDVETPTVMEMDMNSSTVMSLSITKEGESDIYDYVENTVVPELEKISSVAEVNTRGGQGEYIKVEMIPEKMSQYGVTMSSIANDIAAADVAYPAGDTSVGKQELSVTTSLKAATEESLKTIPLTTTKGGNNIVYLQDVASIYTTTEEAASLSRYNGQNTTSVSISKQQSASAMDVSSAVKETINTLTAEDADLNIVIASDTSDDIISSLKDVFQTLIMAIVISMAILWLFFGDLKASLIVGSSIPVSILVALILMNRMGFSLNVITMSALTLGVGMMVDNSIVVLESCFRTTEKIGFLDYAKAALEGTNVVADSVLGSTLTTCVVFLPLAFLEGMTGQMFKPLGFTIVFCMAASLLAAVAVVPLCYMLYRPKENERAPMYRPVRNMQNAYRNIMKVILPKKKTVMITSILLLVGSFILSKQLGTELMASDDQGQINISIETRPGLKTEHVDEVLKQVEAVISVHEDLDSYMAYAGSSGARGGSSATVNAYLKDNRKMSTDEVANQWRSELSDIENCSITVEAGSSMSMMSSSFQSYEVLLQSTDYDTLKEVSADLVDKLEERPELTKVHSSLENGAPIVKIEVDAIKAKANGLTASEIGSAVNQMLSGIEATSLEVDGNDIDVRVEYADGKYDSIDQVKNIILPTGNGGSVALTDVAEVKYEDSPSTITRNDKEYRVTIEGEYTKEATSDTRTVLTQEVVNPNLPYNVTTARNSRDQSQAEEFAALFQAIGIAVFLIFVVMAAQFESPKFSIMVMTTIPFSLVGSVLLLWLADSKISMTSLLGFLMLIGTVVNNGILYVDTVNQYRAEMDMETALIEAGATRLRPILMTTLTTIVSMVPMALAFGSSGSMTQGLALVNIGGLLASTILALLMLPVYYSLVNRKPKKQEEYDLD, from the coding sequence ATGAAAGGAATTACAAGTTTCGTTCTCCGCAGGCCAGTAACAGCAGTTCTCAGTATATTGTGTCTGGTAGTGTTTGGATACACTGCAGTAAAGGCCTCTACTTTAGAGCTGATGTCTGAAATGAACTTCCCTATGATGGTTGTAATGGCCAGCTATTCAGGGGCCAACCCGGAGGATGTGTGCGAGTTAGTTACAAAAGAAATAGAAGATTCTGTCAGCACATTAAGCGGATTAAAGTCTATTTCTTCTAATTCCAGCGACGGTTCTTCTGTCGTTATGCTGGAATATGAATATGGCACAGATATGGATGAGGCTTATGATGATCTGAAAAAGAAAATTGACAGCCTGGACAGAAAACTTCCAGATGACGTAGAAACCCCTACAGTAATGGAAATGGATATGAACTCCTCAACCGTTATGTCTCTTTCTATTACAAAAGAAGGGGAAAGCGATATTTACGATTATGTAGAAAATACAGTAGTGCCTGAGCTGGAAAAAATTTCTTCTGTAGCCGAGGTAAATACAAGAGGCGGACAGGGAGAGTACATAAAAGTAGAAATGATACCGGAGAAAATGTCACAGTACGGCGTGACTATGTCTTCCATAGCAAACGACATTGCGGCTGCGGACGTGGCGTATCCTGCAGGAGATACTTCGGTGGGAAAACAGGAGCTGTCTGTTACCACCAGCTTAAAGGCAGCTACAGAGGAAAGCTTAAAAACCATTCCTCTTACAACTACAAAAGGCGGCAATAATATTGTATATCTTCAGGACGTAGCTTCCATATATACAACTACAGAGGAAGCAGCCAGTCTTTCCAGATACAACGGACAGAATACTACGTCAGTATCTATCAGCAAGCAGCAAAGCGCTTCCGCCATGGATGTATCCTCAGCAGTAAAAGAAACTATTAACACCTTAACGGCTGAAGATGCTGATTTAAATATTGTTATTGCCAGCGATACCAGCGATGACATTATCAGTTCTTTAAAAGACGTTTTTCAGACTTTAATTATGGCCATTGTAATTTCCATGGCAATTTTGTGGCTGTTCTTTGGAGATTTAAAGGCCTCTTTAATTGTAGGAAGCTCTATTCCTGTATCAATTTTAGTAGCTTTGATTTTAATGAACAGAATGGGATTTTCCCTGAACGTTATTACTATGAGCGCCCTTACATTAGGCGTTGGTATGATGGTAGATAACTCCATTGTAGTTCTGGAAAGCTGTTTCCGTACAACAGAGAAAATCGGATTTTTAGACTATGCCAAGGCAGCTTTAGAGGGAACTAATGTTGTGGCTGATTCTGTATTAGGCTCTACATTGACAACCTGCGTTGTATTCCTGCCTCTGGCGTTTTTGGAAGGCATGACAGGACAGATGTTTAAACCGTTAGGATTTACCATTGTGTTCTGTATGGCGGCCTCCCTGTTAGCCGCAGTGGCGGTAGTGCCTTTGTGCTATATGCTTTACAGGCCTAAGGAAAATGAAAGGGCGCCTATGTACCGTCCTGTCCGCAATATGCAGAATGCTTACAGAAATATTATGAAGGTGATTCTGCCTAAAAAGAAAACAGTTATGATAACATCTATACTGCTTTTGGTGGGATCGTTTATACTTTCTAAACAGCTGGGCACAGAATTAATGGCCTCTGACGACCAGGGACAAATTAATATTTCTATAGAAACAAGACCAGGCCTTAAAACAGAACATGTGGATGAGGTTTTAAAACAGGTGGAGGCTGTAATTTCTGTACATGAGGATTTAGATTCTTATATGGCTTATGCAGGAAGCAGCGGCGCCAGAGGAGGCTCCTCTGCAACTGTTAACGCATATTTAAAGGATAACAGAAAAATGTCCACAGATGAAGTGGCAAACCAGTGGAGAAGTGAGCTGTCTGATATTGAAAACTGCAGTATTACAGTGGAGGCTGGCTCCTCTATGAGTATGATGTCCAGCAGTTTTCAGTCTTACGAGGTGCTGCTGCAAAGTACAGATTATGATACTTTAAAAGAGGTTTCTGCTGATTTAGTAGATAAGTTAGAGGAAAGACCAGAGCTGACAAAAGTTCACTCCAGTTTGGAAAACGGCGCTCCTATTGTAAAAATTGAAGTAGACGCTATAAAGGCAAAGGCCAACGGGCTGACTGCTTCTGAAATTGGTTCTGCTGTCAACCAGATGTTAAGCGGAATAGAGGCCACCAGCTTAGAGGTAGACGGCAATGACATTGACGTGCGTGTAGAATATGCAGATGGAAAATATGATTCTATTGACCAGGTAAAAAATATTATTCTGCCTACAGGAAACGGAGGCTCTGTAGCGTTAACAGACGTGGCGGAGGTAAAATATGAGGACAGCCCGTCCACAATTACAAGAAATGACAAGGAATACAGAGTCACTATTGAAGGAGAGTACACAAAGGAGGCGACTTCTGACACCAGAACAGTGTTGACCCAGGAGGTTGTAAATCCTAATCTGCCTTATAATGTAACTACAGCCAGAAACTCCAGAGATCAGTCTCAGGCAGAAGAGTTTGCAGCTCTTTTCCAGGCCATTGGTATTGCTGTATTTTTAATATTCGTAGTTATGGCGGCACAGTTTGAGTCTCCTAAATTCTCAATTATGGTTATGACCACTATACCTTTCAGTTTAGTGGGATCTGTTTTACTTTTGTGGCTGGCAGACAGTAAAATCAGTATGACCTCTTTGTTGGGATTCCTGATGCTTATTGGTACAGTAGTAAATAACGGTATTCTTTATGTAGATACAGTAAATCAGTACAGGGCTGAAATGGATATGGAAACTGCTTTAATTGAGGCGGGAGCCACTCGTTTAAGGCCAATTCTTATGACTACCTTGACGACTATTGTATCCATGGTTCCTATGGCTTTAGCATTTGGAAGCAGCGGAAGCATGACTCAGGGCCTGGCCTTGGTAAATATTGGCGGTCTTTTGGCTTCTACAATTCTTGCTTTATTGATGCTGCCGGTATATTATAGTCTTGTAAACAGAAAACCTAAGAAACAGGAAGAATATGACCTGGATTAA
- a CDS encoding efflux RND transporter periplasmic adaptor subunit translates to MKKKGIIIGAVVAVVLVAAVIPRLTKKEEFGQAAMTPVVSAEKPEVGDLALTTDLIGTVEPSDVVYIYPKASGDVTSVNVKAGDTVVQGQVLCTIDTKQVDTAKNSMDSARLTMEQAKADLDRMSLLYASGGISPQSYEQYQNTYEMAEISYRSAKQNYETQVEYSTITAPISGRIELCDMEVFDTVSQSNLICVLSGEGGKIVSFSVTERIRQYLNAGDVMSVEKDGKEYEGVIQEVSSMADTSTGLFKVKANLTDEGNLPTGSSLKLSVISEKTENAVLVPVDAVYFEGGDAFLYTYDQAQGVVHKIQIEEGVYDSEKLEVLSGVTADDMVVSTWSSELYEGAEVRLAGQEEASEGEAEVSEDGGQQQEGEV, encoded by the coding sequence ATGAAAAAGAAAGGAATTATCATCGGGGCAGTTGTGGCTGTAGTTTTAGTGGCCGCTGTTATACCCAGGCTTACAAAGAAAGAAGAGTTTGGGCAGGCGGCTATGACGCCTGTAGTGTCTGCGGAAAAACCAGAGGTAGGAGATCTGGCTTTGACTACAGACTTAATCGGTACAGTAGAGCCATCCGACGTAGTATATATTTACCCTAAAGCTTCTGGAGATGTTACATCTGTAAATGTAAAGGCGGGGGATACAGTTGTGCAGGGCCAGGTGCTTTGTACCATTGACACAAAGCAGGTGGATACGGCTAAAAACAGTATGGATTCTGCCAGACTGACTATGGAACAGGCAAAGGCTGATTTAGACCGTATGTCTCTTTTATATGCCAGCGGAGGTATTTCTCCTCAAAGCTATGAACAGTACCAGAATACATATGAAATGGCAGAGATTTCCTACAGATCTGCAAAACAAAATTATGAAACCCAGGTAGAGTACAGCACAATTACAGCTCCTATCAGCGGAAGAATTGAGCTTTGCGATATGGAAGTCTTTGACACGGTATCCCAGAGCAATTTAATCTGCGTTCTGTCAGGGGAAGGAGGCAAGATTGTATCCTTTTCTGTTACTGAAAGAATCAGACAGTATTTAAATGCAGGCGATGTAATGTCTGTAGAAAAGGACGGAAAGGAATATGAGGGCGTGATTCAGGAGGTAAGCTCCATGGCAGATACTTCCACAGGATTGTTTAAAGTAAAAGCTAATTTAACAGATGAGGGAAATCTTCCTACTGGCTCTTCCCTGAAGCTGTCTGTTATTTCAGAGAAAACAGAAAATGCAGTTTTAGTACCTGTAGACGCCGTTTATTTTGAAGGCGGTGACGCATTCCTGTACACATATGATCAGGCTCAGGGAGTGGTACATAAGATTCAGATTGAAGAAGGAGTTTATGATTCAGAAAAGCTGGAGGTATTATCCGGCGTAACAGCAGACGATATGGTTGTCAGCACATGGAGCTCTGAGTTGTACGAGGGAGCTGAGGTAAGGCTGGCAGGACAGGAGGAAGCTTCAGAGGGAGAGGCTGAGGTTTCCGAAGATGGCGGCCAGCAGCAGGAGGGTGAAGTATGA
- a CDS encoding response regulator transcription factor — protein MFHILIAEDDKNARELLKAILKANGYLPFTAANGMEALEIIDKNHIDLILTDIMMPVMDGYELTQRLRDNNYEMPILMITARQMPEDKHRGFIAGTDDYITKPIDEEEMLLRIKALLRRAKIVYDHQISIGEVLLDYDSLTVTRDNDSVALPPREFYLIYKLLSYPGKIFTRVQLMDEIWGMESESTDNTVDVHIHRLRKRFKDYPEFTIETVRGLGYRVVKNI, from the coding sequence ATGTTTCACATATTAATTGCAGAGGACGACAAAAATGCCAGGGAGCTTCTGAAAGCTATTTTAAAGGCCAACGGATACCTGCCTTTTACAGCAGCCAATGGTATGGAGGCTTTGGAAATTATTGACAAAAATCACATTGATTTGATTCTGACAGATATTATGATGCCTGTTATGGACGGATATGAATTAACTCAAAGACTGAGGGACAACAACTATGAGATGCCTATTCTTATGATTACCGCCAGACAGATGCCTGAAGATAAGCACAGAGGCTTTATTGCAGGTACAGACGATTATATAACAAAGCCTATTGACGAGGAAGAAATGCTGCTGCGGATCAAAGCATTGCTGCGCCGGGCTAAAATCGTATATGACCATCAGATTTCCATAGGAGAAGTACTGTTAGATTATGATTCACTTACAGTAACAAGAGACAACGATTCCGTAGCCCTGCCTCCCAGAGAGTTTTATTTAATTTATAAGCTATTATCTTACCCTGGAAAAATATTTACAAGAGTACAATTAATGGACGAGATCTGGGGAATGGAATCAGAATCTACAGACAACACTGTAGACGTTCACATTCACAGACTGAGAAAAAGATTTAAAGATTATCCGGAATTTACCATTGAAACAGTGAGAGGCCTTGGATACAGGGTGGTGAAAAATATATGA
- a CDS encoding sensor histidine kinase → MKKTRPFSGNLLVLLPIYTFIALFLTHFALSAAMLLTFSFATGRPVSFRFMIPPVPLLIIISLAAGFLLTFLLNRIIFRPMKTLVSAINQLAKGNYNVKIHMGNIKELANISESFNRMSEELANTEILRTDFINNFSHEFKTPLVSLKGFAKLLKNEELTNEEKNEYLNIIIQESSRLATLSSNILNLSKVEKMCIVTEQKNFDLAEQIRRCILVLEPKWSKKQLDLQIDLQELSFKGNEDLLSQVWINLIDNAIKFSDPGSSVFISLSGNQKQIVFQLQDQGCGISEDKLPHIFDKFYQCDTSHTTDGNGIGLAIVKRIVCLCGGKIHIESKPDSGTKATVILPCQAS, encoded by the coding sequence ATGAAAAAAACGCGGCCTTTTTCCGGCAATCTTTTAGTGTTGCTTCCCATTTATACTTTTATCGCTTTATTCCTTACTCATTTTGCTTTATCTGCAGCTATGCTGCTGACTTTTTCCTTTGCCACCGGAAGGCCTGTATCCTTCCGCTTTATGATCCCTCCCGTGCCCTTGCTGATTATAATCAGCCTGGCCGCTGGTTTTCTCCTGACCTTTCTCTTAAACCGGATTATCTTTCGCCCTATGAAAACTTTAGTTTCAGCTATTAATCAGCTGGCTAAAGGAAACTATAATGTAAAAATTCATATGGGTAATATTAAAGAGCTGGCAAATATTTCAGAAAGCTTTAACAGAATGTCAGAAGAACTGGCAAACACTGAAATTTTAAGAACTGATTTTATTAACAATTTTTCCCACGAATTTAAAACTCCTCTCGTATCTCTAAAAGGCTTTGCCAAGCTTTTAAAAAATGAGGAATTGACCAATGAGGAAAAAAACGAATACCTGAATATTATTATCCAGGAGTCCAGCCGCCTTGCCACATTGTCCAGCAATATTCTAAACCTGTCCAAGGTGGAAAAAATGTGTATTGTCACAGAGCAGAAAAATTTTGATCTGGCTGAACAAATACGGCGGTGTATATTAGTATTAGAACCTAAATGGTCTAAAAAGCAGCTGGATCTGCAAATTGACCTTCAGGAACTGTCTTTCAAGGGAAATGAGGATCTTCTCAGCCAGGTGTGGATCAATCTTATAGACAACGCCATTAAATTTTCTGATCCCGGCTCTTCTGTTTTCATTTCTTTATCAGGAAATCAAAAGCAGATTGTTTTTCAGCTCCAGGATCAGGGCTGCGGCATTTCAGAGGATAAGCTTCCTCATATATTTGACAAATTTTATCAGTGTGATACTTCCCACACAACAGACGGCAACGGCATAGGACTGGCTATTGTGAAAAGAATTGTCTGTCTTTGCGGAGGGAAGATTCATATAGAAAGTAAGCCTGATTCAGGGACAAAGGCAACGGTTATCCTTCCCTGTCAGGCCAGTTAA
- a CDS encoding N-acetylmuramoyl-L-alanine amidase family protein produces MKGYKQLTVALLTAIFTASAAFTALAKEERTKITSVSLTIDAEVGEDSDFSDMHLDIQTGSGPYSLEDYEITNDSSSSKYPLIEITLAADNDYYFDVSSRDISFSGEEVTLSSKSTKNSSETLILKIKLTDLEYDLDTIDSADLDSNGMGTWNSVPGARKYEVRLYRNNSMIGSTKTTTDTEYDFSNMITRKGDYFFKVRAIGYDSSNKSDWAESDYCYYEDELSDSYDDDWDNWYGPSGPGNSYYSGSNNGPGVNSGSSSSGNWVQNQTGWWYQYSNGSYPTNTWLFVDNNWFHFDGSGYMQTGWIIDNGRWFYLNPNSDGTKGRMMTGWVWINGKCYYFNPVSDGTRGALITNSVIGGVYYVGGDGAWIQ; encoded by the coding sequence ATGAAGGGGTACAAACAACTTACAGTTGCACTGTTGACAGCTATTTTTACAGCATCTGCGGCCTTTACCGCTTTGGCGAAAGAGGAACGCACAAAAATTACATCTGTCTCCTTAACTATTGATGCAGAGGTAGGTGAGGACAGCGATTTCAGCGATATGCATCTGGATATTCAAACCGGCTCCGGCCCTTATTCCCTGGAGGATTATGAAATCACAAATGATTCCAGCTCTTCCAAATATCCTTTAATTGAAATCACGCTGGCTGCTGACAATGATTATTATTTTGACGTATCCTCACGGGATATTTCTTTCAGCGGCGAGGAGGTTACTCTCTCCTCCAAAAGCACTAAAAACAGTTCTGAAACATTAATTCTGAAAATTAAGCTTACTGACCTGGAATATGATCTGGATACTATTGATTCTGCAGACCTGGATTCTAACGGTATGGGAACCTGGAATTCCGTGCCTGGAGCCAGAAAATACGAGGTGCGCCTGTACAGAAATAACAGCATGATAGGCTCCACAAAAACTACTACTGACACAGAATATGACTTCAGCAATATGATTACCAGAAAAGGCGATTATTTCTTTAAGGTTCGGGCTATCGGCTATGATTCTTCCAACAAAAGCGACTGGGCAGAATCAGACTACTGCTATTATGAAGATGAGCTTAGCGATTCCTATGACGACGACTGGGACAATTGGTACGGCCCCAGCGGCCCTGGAAATTCCTATTACAGCGGCTCTAACAACGGCCCAGGAGTAAATTCCGGCAGCTCCTCCTCCGGCAATTGGGTGCAAAATCAGACAGGCTGGTGGTATCAATATTCCAACGGCTCCTACCCTACAAATACTTGGCTTTTTGTGGATAATAACTGGTTCCACTTTGACGGCAGCGGTTATATGCAGACAGGTTGGATCATTGACAATGGACGCTGGTTTTACTTAAATCCCAACAGCGACGGTACCAAAGGCCGTATGATGACAGGCTGGGTTTGGATCAACGGAAAATGTTACTATTTTAATCCTGTTTCCGACGGCACCAGAGGGGCCTTAATTACTAATTCTGTTATTGGCGGAGTTTATTATGTAGGCGGGGACGGCGCATGGATTCAATAA
- a CDS encoding N-acetylmuramoyl-L-alanine amidase family protein, whose protein sequence is MKKLKKLCSLLLTAAMISSLCAVPGMAAEDRKKIETVRLNISADLGEYSDYSDIDLDISSEGTANYSIEDYEITNAFDTSTYPVVKVILEADDGYYFSLSKSDVKLTGDDAECTSKSTSDRSETLTLKIKLTDITADISSPENVEFFSNGYAQWDGVTGARKYEVVLYRNSSIVGSKQTTTSTDYNFSSMISREGTYHYKVRALGNKSKDTSEWEESDEVDFSYALGNGTPTSGNAGWRSNSTGWWYQNANGSYPANTWLYVDNNWFHFDGNGYMQTGWILDNGNWFYLNPNSDGTCGRMMTGWVWVNGKCYYFNPNSDGTRGAMLSNTYVEGFYLGPDGAWVQ, encoded by the coding sequence ATGAAAAAATTAAAAAAATTATGCTCCCTGTTATTGACAGCCGCTATGATATCCAGTTTATGTGCTGTACCTGGTATGGCTGCAGAGGATCGAAAGAAAATTGAAACTGTCAGATTGAATATTTCTGCTGATTTAGGTGAATATAGTGATTACAGTGATATTGACCTGGATATTTCTTCAGAGGGAACGGCAAATTACTCTATCGAAGATTATGAAATCACCAACGCATTTGATACCTCCACATATCCTGTGGTCAAGGTGATTTTGGAAGCAGACGACGGCTACTATTTCAGTCTTTCCAAAAGTGATGTAAAGCTGACAGGCGATGATGCCGAGTGTACTTCTAAGTCTACATCTGATCGCTCTGAAACCTTAACATTAAAAATCAAGCTGACCGATATTACAGCTGATATAAGTTCACCGGAAAATGTGGAATTTTTCTCCAACGGATACGCTCAGTGGGACGGAGTGACAGGAGCCAGAAAGTACGAAGTAGTTTTATACCGCAACAGCTCTATTGTAGGTTCCAAACAGACCACAACCAGCACAGATTACAACTTTAGCTCCATGATTTCAAGAGAAGGCACATATCACTATAAGGTGAGAGCTCTTGGAAACAAATCAAAAGATACCAGCGAGTGGGAAGAATCTGATGAAGTAGATTTTTCCTACGCATTAGGAAACGGCACTCCCACTTCCGGAAATGCCGGATGGCGTTCTAACAGCACAGGCTGGTGGTATCAAAACGCCAACGGTTCCTACCCTGCAAATACATGGCTTTATGTGGACAACAACTGGTTCCACTTTGACGGCAACGGTTATATGCAGACAGGTTGGATTCTGGATAACGGCAACTGGTTCTATCTAAATCCTAACAGCGACGGTACCTGCGGCAGAATGATGACAGGCTGGGTTTGGGTAAACGGAAAATGTTACTATTTTAATCCTAACAGCGATGGTACAAGAGGCGCCATGCTTTCAAATACTTATGTAGAAGGATTTTATTTAGGTCCTGACGGAGCATGGGTTCAATAA